One region of Carassius carassius chromosome 41, fCarCar2.1, whole genome shotgun sequence genomic DNA includes:
- the LOC132122748 gene encoding zinc finger protein 883-like isoform X1, giving the protein MSKYELFQGKTALLILLMQDTPKPCSSAEPHLDMTQNNPQVAAQEIHASRCLLVEDRAEDNIQTAVMGDDSDRGWSEDQEVVLQESAERPEKPQENECFDCEQCEKAFPKMLSLLQHKRVHSCIKQHCCEKCGKKFSQLRALETHLRKHTQKFEKKKFPCAICGKSYKDLAAHKRVHADVRPFTCDICGQGFTVKGSLYMHQRVHTGERPYTCDTCGKSFSLIGSLNCHKKFHSNDRPIKCSHCNKSFKCKSHLSRHLPVHTGERRYACKICGKTFAHHEAMTRHILIHTGEKPYICEVCGKRFRQRSNLKVHMRVHGETQFKCEVCGKTFQHDFLLQNHILSHNHTGNSEEEQFPNSKSVLKTQLQLHSDKSKPFTCKLCEKSYSNIYNLRIHEKLHSGETPFKCEVCGKAYALRKSFKTHMLCHSGDRPYKCIACGKAFKWSGSLKMHMKTHTDEKTHKCETCGKSFRLYGNLKRHKRAHAGEKPFSCKVCGEGFPELDLVKTHMQTHSGVKPYTCQKCGKNYVYLRHYNGHKCKPV; this is encoded by the exons ATGTCTAAGTATGAGCTTTTTCAGGGTAAAACTGCTCTGTTGATCTTATTAATGCAGGACACACCAAAGCCATGCAGTTCTGCTGAACCTCATCTCGACATGACACAAAACAACCCTCAGGTG GCTGCACAGGAGATTCATGCAAGCAGATGTCTTTTAGTAGAGGACAGAGCAGAAGACAACATTCAGACTGCTGTCATGGGTGATG ATAGTGACAGGGGCTGGTCTGAAGATCAGGAAGTCGTGTTGCAGGAATCAGCCGAACGACCTGAAAAGCCACAAGAGAACGAGTGTTTTGACTGCGAGCAGTGCGAAAAGGCCTTTCCAAAGATGTTATCTCTTCTTCAACATAAACGTGTGCATTCGTGCATAAAGCAGCACTGTTGTGAAAAATGCGGAAAGAAGTTCTCGCAATTAAGAGCGCTAGAAACTCATCTCCGCAAGCATACGCAGAAGTTCGAGAAGAAGAAATTTCCCTGCGCTATTTGTGGAAAGAGCTACAAAGATCTCGCAGCGCATAAACGGGTTCATGCGGACGTCAGACCGTTTACCTGTGATATATGCGGACAGGGATTCACAGTCAAAGGAAGCTTATATATGCACCAGAGAGTGCACACGGGCGAAAGACCATACACATGTGACACCTGTGGGAAAAGTTTCTCTCTAATAGGCAGCCTAAACTGCCACAAGAAGTTTCATTCAAATGACAGGCCGATAAAATGCAGCCACTGCAATAAGAGCTTCAAGTGCAAGAGTCATTTGAGCCGCCACCTTCCTGTGCACACCGGTGAGAGACGATATGCATGTAAAATCTGTGGGAAAACATTTGCGCATCATGAAGCTATGACACGCCACATCCTCATTCACACGGGCGAAAAGCCGTACATCTGTGAAGTGTGTGGTAAAAGATTTCGCCAGAGAAgcaatttaaaagtccatatgcGGGTGCATGGAGAAACACAATTTAAGTGTGAAGTGTGTGGGAAAACATTCCAACATGATTTTTTGCTACAGAACCATATTTTATCACACAATCATACTGGAAATTCAGAAGAAGAGCAGTTTCCGAATTCCAAGTCTGTTTTAAAAACTCAACTACAGCTACATTCAGACAAAAGCAAACCTTTTACATGCAAATTGTGCGAGAAGAGCTACAGCAACATATATAATCTTCGCATACATGAGAAGCTGCACTCAGGCGAGACCCCGTTCAAGTGTGAGGTCTGCGGTAAGGCCTATGCTCTCAGAAAGTCTTTTAAAACACATATGCTGTGCCATTCAGGAGACAGACCTTATAAATGCATTGCATGCGGGAAAGCATTCAAGTGGTCTGGCTCTCTCAAAATGCATATGAAGACTCATACTgatgaaaaaacacacaaatgtgagACGTGTGGAAAGAGCTTTCGCTTGTATGGAAATTTAAAGCGACACAAGCGTGCCCATGCTGGGGAGAAGCCGTTCAGTTGTAAGGTCTGTGGGGAAGGGTTCCCAGAACTCGACCTTGTCAAAACACATATGCAAACCCATTCTGGAGTGAAACCCTACACATGCCAGAAGTGTGGGAAGAATTATGTATATCTTAGACATTACAATGGTCACAAATGCAAACCTGTATGA
- the LOC132122748 gene encoding zinc finger protein 85-like isoform X2 — translation MLSLLQHKRVHSCIKQHCCEKCGKKFSQLRALETHLRKHTQKFEKKKFPCAICGKSYKDLAAHKRVHADVRPFTCDICGQGFTVKGSLYMHQRVHTGERPYTCDTCGKSFSLIGSLNCHKKFHSNDRPIKCSHCNKSFKCKSHLSRHLPVHTGERRYACKICGKTFAHHEAMTRHILIHTGEKPYICEVCGKRFRQRSNLKVHMRVHGETQFKCEVCGKTFQHDFLLQNHILSHNHTGNSEEEQFPNSKSVLKTQLQLHSDKSKPFTCKLCEKSYSNIYNLRIHEKLHSGETPFKCEVCGKAYALRKSFKTHMLCHSGDRPYKCIACGKAFKWSGSLKMHMKTHTDEKTHKCETCGKSFRLYGNLKRHKRAHAGEKPFSCKVCGEGFPELDLVKTHMQTHSGVKPYTCQKCGKNYVYLRHYNGHKCKPV, via the coding sequence ATGTTATCTCTTCTTCAACATAAACGTGTGCATTCGTGCATAAAGCAGCACTGTTGTGAAAAATGCGGAAAGAAGTTCTCGCAATTAAGAGCGCTAGAAACTCATCTCCGCAAGCATACGCAGAAGTTCGAGAAGAAGAAATTTCCCTGCGCTATTTGTGGAAAGAGCTACAAAGATCTCGCAGCGCATAAACGGGTTCATGCGGACGTCAGACCGTTTACCTGTGATATATGCGGACAGGGATTCACAGTCAAAGGAAGCTTATATATGCACCAGAGAGTGCACACGGGCGAAAGACCATACACATGTGACACCTGTGGGAAAAGTTTCTCTCTAATAGGCAGCCTAAACTGCCACAAGAAGTTTCATTCAAATGACAGGCCGATAAAATGCAGCCACTGCAATAAGAGCTTCAAGTGCAAGAGTCATTTGAGCCGCCACCTTCCTGTGCACACCGGTGAGAGACGATATGCATGTAAAATCTGTGGGAAAACATTTGCGCATCATGAAGCTATGACACGCCACATCCTCATTCACACGGGCGAAAAGCCGTACATCTGTGAAGTGTGTGGTAAAAGATTTCGCCAGAGAAgcaatttaaaagtccatatgcGGGTGCATGGAGAAACACAATTTAAGTGTGAAGTGTGTGGGAAAACATTCCAACATGATTTTTTGCTACAGAACCATATTTTATCACACAATCATACTGGAAATTCAGAAGAAGAGCAGTTTCCGAATTCCAAGTCTGTTTTAAAAACTCAACTACAGCTACATTCAGACAAAAGCAAACCTTTTACATGCAAATTGTGCGAGAAGAGCTACAGCAACATATATAATCTTCGCATACATGAGAAGCTGCACTCAGGCGAGACCCCGTTCAAGTGTGAGGTCTGCGGTAAGGCCTATGCTCTCAGAAAGTCTTTTAAAACACATATGCTGTGCCATTCAGGAGACAGACCTTATAAATGCATTGCATGCGGGAAAGCATTCAAGTGGTCTGGCTCTCTCAAAATGCATATGAAGACTCATACTgatgaaaaaacacacaaatgtgagACGTGTGGAAAGAGCTTTCGCTTGTATGGAAATTTAAAGCGACACAAGCGTGCCCATGCTGGGGAGAAGCCGTTCAGTTGTAAGGTCTGTGGGGAAGGGTTCCCAGAACTCGACCTTGTCAAAACACATATGCAAACCCATTCTGGAGTGAAACCCTACACATGCCAGAAGTGTGGGAAGAATTATGTATATCTTAGACATTACAATGGTCACAAATGCAAACCTGTATGA
- the LOC132122748 gene encoding uncharacterized protein LOC132122748 isoform X3, which produces MSKYELFQGKTALLILLMQDTPKPCSSAEPHLDMTQNNPQVAAQEIHASRCLLVEDRAEDNIQTAVMGDGKIVTGAGLKIRKSCCRNQPNDLKSHKRTSVLTASSAKRPFQRCYLFFNINVCIRA; this is translated from the exons ATGTCTAAGTATGAGCTTTTTCAGGGTAAAACTGCTCTGTTGATCTTATTAATGCAGGACACACCAAAGCCATGCAGTTCTGCTGAACCTCATCTCGACATGACACAAAACAACCCTCAGGTG GCTGCACAGGAGATTCATGCAAGCAGATGTCTTTTAGTAGAGGACAGAGCAGAAGACAACATTCAGACTGCTGTCATGGGTGATGGTAAG ATAGTGACAGGGGCTGGTCTGAAGATCAGGAAGTCGTGTTGCAGGAATCAGCCGAACGACCTGAAAAGCCACAAGAGAACGAGTGTTTTGACTGCGAGCAGTGCGAAAAGGCCTTTCCAAAGATGTTATCTCTTCTTCAACATAAACGTGTGCATTCGTGCATAA